The DNA segment TGTGGAACCAGTGCCTCTAATTGATATGGGACGGTTTAATCACGAAGCTGTGGCCGTAGATCCTGAAACTGGATATGTTTATGAAACTGAAGATAGAGGAGATAGCCTCTTCTACCGTTTTATCCCCAATGTACCTGGAAAGTTAGCAGAAGGCGGCGAACTCCAAGCTATGGTGATAGTCGGCAAACCTTCTGTAAACACTAATAATCGCGGTTCAAATGCTGGTCAGTTCGTAGTGGGAGAGAGCTATTCTGTAGAGTGGGTCAAGATTCCTAATCCTAATCCAACTTCAGATGATGTTAGAACACAAGGTTACAGCTTAGGCGCAGCCCAATTTTCCCGTGGGGAAGGTATTTGGTATGGCGACGGTGACATTTATTTCTGCGCTACAAATGGCGGATTGATCGGCCGTGGTCAAGTCTGGCGCTACACTCCTGGGGCAGAAACAATTGAACTGTTTGTCGAATCTCAATCGGCAGATGAACTTAAGGCTCCAGATAATATAGTTGTGACACCTTTCGGTGACCTGATCCTCTGTGAAGATGCTTCTGGTACCAATTTCTTAAGAGGTGTAACTCCCGAAGGAAAACTCTACGATTTTGCACGTAACGCTTTAAATGGCAGTGAGTTTGCTGGAGCTTGTTTCTCACCTGATGGTCTGACTATGTTCGTCAACATCCAAAGCCCTGGTATTAGTTTGGCAATCTGGGGTCCTTGGAACAGTAGAAGATAATATATTCTCCCAATACTGAATCAGGGTGATTTTTAGGGAAAAAGCGATCGCTTGACCTCAAAGTAGCGAATGGCGATCGCTTTCAATTAACATCGGCTCAGTGGTGGTAACATTTCTAAAACCATAATCTGCAAATCGGGAAACTCCAAGGGTGAAATAGTGGCATCTTCTGCCAAAATCACTACACTTTTATATCCTTCCTGAGTTGGTTCCCGAAAAACGTGCAATTGACGGCTAATCACATCTAACACCCAATAATCTGTAATTCCTGCCTGGGAGTAAGCTTTGGCTTTAGTCTCGCAGTCTAGTTTCAAACTGCTATTTGCTACCTCAATAATCAGATAAACTTCAGGTGGTGTCGGGTGGTGATCTGCGTAGTCTAAAGGGTCTACTTTAACAACAGCAATATCCGGTTCTGGTTCAGATCGTTCATTTAACTGGATTGGGTCTTGGATAGATACCCACGCCCGATTTCCTAACCGATTTTGCAGTAACTTATCTGTTCTCCCCACTGCTGACCGATGGGCTGTTCCTTTGGCAATCATCCAGATAATTTTTCCTTCTAGAAGTTCCACTCGTTCGTCTGCACCAAAAATTCCCGCCTCAGCCATCCGATGGTATTCTTCAACGGTCCACAGGCGAAGCGGTAAAGTCGTTTCTGTATTTTGCATAGCTTGTCTAGCAAATGTGAATCGTGGGTATTCATATCATAGCATTTTAGCTTGACATATTAAGATAAGTATGGTATTGAGTACCCGACTATGCACCCCAAACAACCAATAACCAATGACTAATGACTAATGACTAATGACTAATGACAATTTCATTTAGTTGATTAATCACCACATCCGCGCCTTGGACATGATCTGACTTACCCACCCAAGTAATACCAATACAACCTGCGGCTTTAGCATTACGAGCCATTTGCATATCACCAACAGCATCTCCTACCATCAATGTATTGCCGGGTTCTACCCCCAAAGCTTCACAAGCCTGTAAAAATAACACTGGATCTGGTTTACTGGGGCCGTCATCAACTCCTTTTTGTAGCTGGATGTAATCAGTTAACTCGTGTCGTGCTACAAAATCACTGACTTCGGATGTAGTTGCGGCGGAAATAATACCGAGTTTAATTCCTGCTGCTGACAAAGACTTTAACAGATCCAAGCTACCTGCAAATAGTGGTGCAGGAGTTGTACCCAGATATTTTTCTGCTTCATCTAAGGATTGACGAGCTATTTTTAAAGATTCAAACCATCCTTTCCCAGTTTCAGCAATATATGCAGCTGCGGCAATTTCCGTTTCCCGGCGACTGGCTACGGCGATTAAACCTGCTGGATCTAAAGTATTGCTATTGATGCCAAAGGCCATTAATAAAGGTTCGCCAATTCCCGGAACTTGTGCGTCTATCATCCGCGCACTTTTTTGTCCAAGCGATCGCAAATACGCTTCAGAATCTTCTAATGTGCCGTTTTTGTCAAAAAAAATTGCCTGGATATTGGAAAAGCTGATGTTTCTACATTTAATAGTTACCAAAATATTTCACCCCATTTAATTCCAAATAATCTTTAGCACAAAAAAAGAGGGGTGTTCCCTCTTTAATTAGTAGTTTAATAATCTTAGTTATAAACCAGTTAAACTCCAGGCTTATTAGCCTTAATTGTCTCTCTGACCAAATGTAGCGAAGTGTTACCCTACCCATAACATAGTTTAGGTAGAGACTGTGTTCAACCTTCCTGTTCAACAGTCGCTGGAATCTCTTTTTCAGCCTCGGTTGCTGCTGGAGCTTCTTCTTCAACCGCAGTCACAGCCGATACCTCTTCGGTTGCTGCTGGAGCTTCTTCTTCAACCGCAGTCACAGCCGATACCTCTTCGGTTGCTGCTGGAGCTTCTTCTTCAACCGCAGTCACAGCCGATACCTCTTCGGTTGCTGCTGGAGCTTCTTCTTCAGCCGCAGTCACAGCCGATACTTCTTCTTGAGTTTCAGTTGTTACTAAAGTTTCTTCATCAGTTGTAGCTTCTACCGCTTCTTCAGCACCCACAACTTCCTCAGCTTCCGCAGGCGCAGCAGTAATACCTTGCTGTTTAGCTAGCATCTGTTCGCGATACTTAGCTGCCATTTCTTCCGCTTTATCATAAACCAAATCACGGTTTTTAATCATATCACCGGGTTCGGGTTCCAATTGCTTGGTAGACAAGGAAATCCGACCCCTTTCTGCGTCCAAATCAATGATCATGACTTTAACTTCGTCATTGACATTGAACACGCTGTGAGGTGTATCAATATGCTCGTGAGAAATTTCAGAAATGTGTAGCAGTCCGCTAACACCACCAATATCAATAAATGCACCGTATGGTTTGATACCACGAACCGTACCGATTACCACTTCTCCCACTTCTAAGCGGTTCATCTTACGCTCAACCAGCGCTCGACGGTGGGATAGAACTAGGCGGTTGCGTTCTTCGTCTACTTCTAGGAATTTCAATGGTAGTTCTTCGCCTACCAATTCTTCCTTCGGTTTGCGGGTACTGATGTGAGAACCTGGGATGAAGCCGCGTAATCCTTCAATGCGTACTAATGCACCACCACGGTTAGTAGCAAACACACCG comes from the Nodularia sp. NIES-3585 genome and includes:
- a CDS encoding alkaline phosphatase PhoX translates to MGYSRRKFFGLAGTTAAGTLMASPLQALLAKKAFGQTTIGYGSLVPDPNNILELPAGFQYRILSRTNDMMADGNPVPGGQDGMGAFQGPRGTTILVCNHELSNNSGTEVRVSNRYDAVSRGGTTTLVVGSNRQLIKQFASIGGTIRNCAGGITPWGSWITCEENTSTPGNGMTQFHGYNFEVPASATSPVEPVPLIDMGRFNHEAVAVDPETGYVYETEDRGDSLFYRFIPNVPGKLAEGGELQAMVIVGKPSVNTNNRGSNAGQFVVGESYSVEWVKIPNPNPTSDDVRTQGYSLGAAQFSRGEGIWYGDGDIYFCATNGGLIGRGQVWRYTPGAETIELFVESQSADELKAPDNIVVTPFGDLILCEDASGTNFLRGVTPEGKLYDFARNALNGSEFAGACFSPDGLTMFVNIQSPGISLAIWGPWNSRR
- a CDS encoding 30S ribosomal protein S1, which codes for MVNQNLTATEIGFTHEDFAALLDKYDYHFSPGDIVPGTVFSIEPRGALIDIGAKTAAYIPIQEMSINRVDAPEEVLQSNETREFFILTDENEDGQLTLSIRRIEYMRAWERVRQLQAEDATVRSGVFATNRGGALVRIEGLRGFIPGSHISTRKPKEELVGEELPLKFLEVDEERNRLVLSHRRALVERKMNRLEVGEVVIGTVRGIKPYGAFIDIGGVSGLLHISEISHEHIDTPHSVFNVNDEVKVMIIDLDAERGRISLSTKQLEPEPGDMIKNRDLVYDKAEEMAAKYREQMLAKQQGITAAPAEAEEVVGAEEAVEATTDEETLVTTETQEEVSAVTAAEEEAPAATEEVSAVTAVEEEAPAATEEVSAVTAVEEEAPAATEEVSAVTAVEEEAPAATEAEKEIPATVEQEG
- a CDS encoding Uma2 family endonuclease, with translation MQNTETTLPLRLWTVEEYHRMAEAGIFGADERVELLEGKIIWMIAKGTAHRSAVGRTDKLLQNRLGNRAWVSIQDPIQLNERSEPEPDIAVVKVDPLDYADHHPTPPEVYLIIEVANSSLKLDCETKAKAYSQAGITDYWVLDVISRQLHVFREPTQEGYKSVVILAEDATISPLEFPDLQIMVLEMLPPLSRC
- a CDS encoding HAD family hydrolase, with product MVTIKCRNISFSNIQAIFFDKNGTLEDSEAYLRSLGQKSARMIDAQVPGIGEPLLMAFGINSNTLDPAGLIAVASRRETEIAAAAYIAETGKGWFESLKIARQSLDEAEKYLGTTPAPLFAGSLDLLKSLSAAGIKLGIISAATTSEVSDFVARHELTDYIQLQKGVDDGPSKPDPVLFLQACEALGVEPGNTLMVGDAVGDMQMARNAKAAGCIGITWVGKSDHVQGADVVINQLNEIVISH